From Glycine max cultivar Williams 82 chromosome 11, Glycine_max_v4.0, whole genome shotgun sequence, the proteins below share one genomic window:
- the LOC100819653 gene encoding gibberellin 2-beta-dioxygenase 6 codes for MIDSNPPLVQHYGALVRNSGEEAKKAKSFNDQNHPLVDACDLPLIDLSGLKSSNERERKACTAAICKAASEWGFFQVVNHGISHDLLRKMREEQVKLFEVPFEKKVTCGLLNNPYRWGTPTATRSKHFSWSEAFHIPLTMISEAASWGEFTSLREAINEFAPAMLEVSRLLASILAQNLGYPEDALEKLCDAGTCFLRLNHYPCCPKSKDEIFGLVPHTDSDFLTILYQDHVGGLQLMKDSKWVAVKPNPDALIVNIGDLFQAWSNDEYKSVEHKVVANNKMERYSIAYFLCPSYSTVINGCKGPSVYRKFTFGEYRHQIQEDVKKIGHKIGLSRFLL; via the exons ATGATAGATTCAAATCCACCACTCGTGCAACACTATGGGGCACTTGTGAGAAACTCTGGTGAAGAAGCCAAAAAGGCTAAAAGTTTTAATGATCAAAATCATCCTTTAGTGGATGCATGTGACCTACCCTTGATAGACCTTAGTGGCCTTAAAAGTTCTAATGAAAGAGAAAGGAAGGCTTGCACTGCAGCAATATGCAAGGCAGCATCAGAATGGGGATTTTTTCAAGTGGTGAATCATGGTATAAGCCATGACTTGCTAAGAAAAATGAGAGAGGAACAAGTGAAGTTGTTTGAAGTACCGTTTGAGAAGAAAGTTACTTGCGGGCTTCTAAATAACCCATATAGGTGGGGGACACCAACAGCTACTCGTTCAAAACACTTCTCATGGTCTGAAGCTTTCCACATTCCTCTCACCATGATCTCAGAAGCTGCTTCCTGGGGTGAATTCACTTCTTTGAG GGAAGCAATAAATGAGTTTGCACCAGCGATGTTAGAAGTATCTAGGTTGTTGGCCAGCATTCTAGCACAAAACCTGGGCTACCCGGAGGATGCACTTGAAAAACTCTGTGATGCTGGCACATGCTTTCTGCGATTAAATCACTATCCATGCTGCCCAAAATCTAAAGATGAAATTTTTGGATTAGTTCCTCACACTGACAGCGATTTTCTTACTATCCTTTATCAAGATCACGTCGGTGGACTCCAACTCATGAAAGATTCCAAATGGGTCGCTGTAAAACCAAACCCAGATGCTCTCATTGTTAACATTGGGGACCTTTTTcag GCTTGGAGTAATGATGAGTACAAAAGCGTGGAGCACAAGGTTGTGGCAAATAACAAAATGGAAAGATACTCCATAGCATATTTCCTATGTCCTTCTTACAGTACTGTCATAAACGGCTGCAAAGGACCTTCTGTATATAGGAAGTTCACGTTTGGAGAATACAGACACCAAATTCAAGAAGATGTCAAGAAAATAGGACACAAAATTGGACTATCAAGATTTCTACTTTAA
- the LOC106795167 gene encoding uncharacterized protein → MNACVEGNKRQLPPWMMQKVGASATATHVSDSVETNSSTKKGDIIKANATKKDTHKSEPSNLRAKCEVKGRKKLDQQEGKVTQKKRKGDKSKDRDKRSSIKKRKKLEDPSHGCYDVNPVRDDAMDLTVEDLMAIAEQYVKDYENKDRKERSSRQRESKWQFQDTNETGTTLDSSCENRISSGSGREDLSNSTSTTGELIATSTSQTGDPAQDMLDLFLGPLLRKTLEKEKIKSVVENAKITHEFSRQSQDKLAGEEMVPLMKKRNTLKDKVAMFLDQDM, encoded by the exons ATGAATGCTTGTGTTGAGGGAAATAAACGCCAGTTACCACCATGGATGATGCAGAAGGTTGGTGCCTCTGCCACTGCCACCCATGTGAGTGACTCTGTTGAAACTAATTCCTCTACCAAAAAAGGAGACATCATTAAAGCTAATGCAACCAAGAAAGATACTCACAAGAGTGAACCTTCAAACTTAAGAGCCAAGTGTGAAgttaagggaagaaaaaaattagaccaacaAGAAGGAAAGGTTActcaaaagaagagaaaaggtgaTAAGTCTAAGGATAGAGATAAGAGAT CttctataaagaaaagaaaaaaattagaggatCCTAGCCACGGTTGTTATGATGTTAATCCAGTTAGGGATGATGCCATGGACCTGACAGTTGAAGATTTGATGGCCATAGCAGAACAG TATGTTAAAGATTATGAGAACAAGGATCGAAAAGAAAGATCAAGTAGACAGCGTGAATCAAAATGGCAATTTCAAGATACAAATGAAACGGGAACTACTCTTGATTCCTCTTGTGAGAACAGAATTTCATCCGGGTCTGGAAGGGAAGATTTATCTAATTCTACTTCAACAACTGGTGAATTAATTGCTACAAGCACCTCTCAAACAGGTGATCCTGCTCAAGACATGCTGGACCTGTTCTTGGGTCCCTTGCTGAGGAAAACTCTTGAGAAGGAGAAGATCAAATCTGTTGTGGAAAATGCCAAGATTACCCATGAGTTCTCTAGGCAAAGTCAAGATAAACTTGCTGGAGAAGAAATGGTCCCCTtgatgaaaaaaagaaacaccTTGAAAGACAAGGTGGCAATGTTTCTTGACCAAGATATGTAG